The following proteins come from a genomic window of Pirellula staleyi DSM 6068:
- a CDS encoding DUF3050 domain-containing protein — protein sequence MASIIDDVQLPADQSNFPTTALDLRESLRPIRAKLVGHRLYSKIRTIDDLRLFLEHHVFAVWDFMSLLKWLQRSYTCVETPWLPSRDPLTRRLINEIVLAEESDDDGEGGYTSHFEMYLAAMNACHASAAPISALVQYLAEGASIESALERCGGPAAATTFVRSTMQLIHEGNRSKITAAFALGREDVIPDMFRMIVADLEQQFPGELATLRLYLERHISLDEETHTPLALRMLTQVASEDENGWRDAHEAAQQCLLERLRLWDAIADALDARV from the coding sequence GTGGCATCCATCATCGACGACGTGCAGCTTCCAGCCGACCAATCCAACTTTCCAACGACGGCGCTCGATCTGCGTGAATCGCTCCGTCCGATTCGAGCGAAGCTCGTCGGGCATCGACTCTACTCCAAGATTCGCACGATCGACGATTTGCGACTCTTCCTCGAGCATCATGTGTTCGCGGTGTGGGATTTCATGTCGCTGCTGAAGTGGCTGCAGCGCTCCTACACCTGTGTCGAAACGCCTTGGCTGCCGAGTCGCGATCCACTCACGCGCCGCCTGATTAACGAGATTGTGCTGGCCGAAGAGTCGGACGACGATGGGGAAGGGGGCTACACGAGCCATTTTGAGATGTACCTTGCGGCGATGAACGCTTGCCATGCCAGTGCTGCGCCGATTAGCGCGCTGGTGCAATATTTGGCCGAGGGAGCTTCGATCGAAAGCGCCCTCGAGCGCTGCGGTGGCCCAGCAGCGGCGACTACGTTTGTACGCTCGACCATGCAGCTGATCCACGAGGGGAATCGCTCGAAAATCACAGCCGCCTTTGCCCTGGGGCGCGAGGATGTGATTCCCGACATGTTTCGGATGATTGTGGCCGATCTCGAGCAGCAGTTTCCGGGTGAACTCGCGACGCTGCGGCTCTATCTCGAGCGGCACATTTCGCTCGACGAAGAGACCCACACGCCACTCGCTCTGCGGATGCTGACGCAAGTGGCTAGCGAAGATGAAAACGGCTGGCGCGACGCGCACGAGGCAGCTCAGCAATGCCTGCTTGAGCGGCTCCGTTTGTGGGACGCCATTGCCGACGCGCTCGATGCTCGTGTGTAG
- a CDS encoding methyltransferase, protein MPESPLPHATIDPTSIFEHFRGNHGTELLTAAAAHFRLFDKLAAGPLAWHELRSQLALAERPLVVLITALRAMRLIERASDKYRLTPLAREHLVSTSPLSVADYIGLAAESPGVLAMVERLRTDLPAGAKSDTDEGAGTAFIYREGTDSAMEQEASARHLTLALAGRAKNVAPVLADVLPLAGDETLLDLGGGTGIYSIALLRKYPQLRAIVLDRPEVLKVSHEFAEQYGVADRLELLAGDMFSAALPAGVDRVLLSNILHDWDVPECIELLKRSAAALSVRGEVLIHDVFLSDELDGPLPIALYSAALFTLTEGRAYSAAEYRAMLGAAGLTAGQVIPTLIHCGVLVARRA, encoded by the coding sequence ATGCCCGAGTCGCCACTCCCTCATGCCACGATTGATCCGACCTCAATTTTCGAGCACTTTCGTGGCAATCATGGGACCGAACTGCTGACGGCAGCAGCGGCCCATTTTCGGCTGTTCGATAAGCTGGCGGCTGGTCCCCTCGCGTGGCATGAACTTCGGAGTCAACTGGCCCTGGCCGAGCGCCCCTTGGTGGTGCTGATCACGGCGCTGCGTGCGATGCGGCTGATCGAGCGCGCGAGCGACAAGTATCGGCTCACGCCGCTGGCGCGCGAGCACCTGGTTTCGACTTCGCCACTGTCGGTCGCCGACTACATCGGTCTCGCCGCCGAGTCTCCCGGTGTGCTGGCGATGGTCGAGCGATTACGCACCGATCTTCCGGCCGGAGCCAAGTCCGACACCGACGAGGGAGCGGGAACTGCGTTCATTTATCGCGAGGGGACCGACTCGGCGATGGAGCAGGAGGCTTCCGCGCGGCATCTCACGCTCGCGCTGGCCGGACGAGCAAAAAATGTGGCACCGGTTTTGGCCGATGTCCTTCCGCTCGCAGGGGATGAAACGCTGCTCGATCTCGGTGGCGGCACCGGGATCTACAGCATCGCGCTCTTGCGAAAATATCCGCAGCTGCGCGCGATCGTGCTCGATCGGCCCGAGGTGCTGAAAGTCTCGCATGAATTTGCCGAGCAGTATGGGGTCGCCGATCGTTTAGAGCTCTTGGCGGGAGATATGTTCAGCGCCGCGCTGCCCGCAGGAGTCGACCGCGTGCTCCTTTCCAACATCTTGCACGACTGGGATGTTCCTGAGTGCATCGAGCTGCTGAAGCGTTCTGCAGCGGCTCTTTCGGTGCGTGGCGAAGTGCTGATTCACGATGTGTTTCTGAGCGACGAACTCGATGGACCACTCCCGATCGCGCTCTATTCGGCGGCTCTCTTTACGCTCACCGAAGGGCGAGCCTATAGCGCTGCGGAGTATCGCGCGATGCTCGGCGCAGCTGGGCTCACAGCGGGACAGGTAATCCCCACGCTGATTCACTGCGGTGTGCTTGTCGCGCGACGCGCGTAA
- a CDS encoding serine protease yields MSCHIAKYLLAAKAVCDRGARRAIHFSLLWFGALGWLLGASSATAQPGFLPIDNLRHAQPAYRGGSSATVARPISGGAPQTPHPAIVRVVVAEKEGISLGSGTLIDVRGEWGLVISNWHVVRDAAGPIQIQFANGYVAPATVVKTDSDWDLAALSVHKPSAAPIPLAGAAPQPGEPLSIAGYGSGSYRVASGRVTQYLAPGVKFPYEIVEVSAEARQGDSGGPILNARGELAGVLFGSAGGLTSGSYVGRVREFLVGVLPAGNALPGAAAPMVASPAPRFPVPSTPQMPGNLPPFATELAQANPASSGWKPATSSRESLESSAADQPREPSSAGDRARIVDQPLTQVGDHVGNENAPLMDAPPPSAPERAIDLSPATRPVLEATPADRLAVVDEPRAVALQSLEDEEEQPTSRGLGIIHSPLPPRSSQMTTAGGISPDAPAEQLLAAAWRQIAGSTFYDQAKTVFAVVGILLLLGHFYRMNAQPEEEVHPEEE; encoded by the coding sequence ATGTCTTGTCACATCGCGAAGTATTTGCTGGCGGCCAAGGCCGTTTGCGATCGCGGTGCGCGACGAGCGATCCATTTCAGCCTGCTTTGGTTCGGCGCACTCGGCTGGCTCCTCGGCGCTTCGAGCGCTACTGCCCAGCCCGGCTTTCTGCCGATCGATAATCTCCGCCACGCGCAGCCGGCTTATCGCGGGGGCTCTTCAGCCACCGTAGCCCGCCCTATCTCGGGTGGAGCGCCGCAAACACCGCACCCAGCAATCGTGCGTGTCGTCGTCGCCGAGAAAGAGGGAATCTCGCTCGGCAGCGGCACGCTGATTGATGTTCGTGGCGAGTGGGGGCTGGTGATCAGCAACTGGCATGTCGTGCGCGATGCGGCTGGTCCGATTCAAATTCAATTCGCCAATGGCTACGTCGCACCCGCAACCGTGGTGAAGACCGATAGCGACTGGGATCTCGCTGCCCTTTCGGTCCATAAGCCGAGCGCTGCTCCGATTCCGCTGGCAGGGGCCGCGCCTCAGCCGGGCGAACCGCTGTCGATCGCCGGTTACGGATCGGGTAGCTACCGAGTGGCGAGTGGCCGCGTCACGCAGTACCTCGCGCCGGGTGTGAAGTTTCCGTATGAGATTGTGGAAGTCTCGGCCGAAGCTCGCCAAGGAGATTCGGGGGGACCGATCCTCAACGCGCGCGGCGAACTGGCCGGGGTGCTGTTCGGGTCGGCGGGCGGTTTGACGTCGGGAAGCTATGTCGGCAGGGTGCGCGAGTTTTTGGTCGGCGTCTTGCCAGCTGGTAACGCGTTGCCAGGTGCAGCCGCTCCGATGGTCGCTTCTCCAGCGCCCCGTTTTCCGGTCCCTAGTACACCGCAAATGCCTGGGAATTTGCCCCCTTTTGCGACCGAGCTGGCCCAGGCCAATCCCGCGAGCTCTGGCTGGAAACCGGCCACTTCGTCGCGCGAATCACTGGAGTCGAGCGCCGCCGATCAGCCTCGCGAGCCGAGCAGCGCCGGGGATCGCGCGCGGATTGTCGATCAGCCTCTCACGCAGGTCGGCGACCATGTCGGCAACGAAAACGCGCCGCTGATGGATGCTCCACCACCATCGGCACCCGAACGGGCGATCGATCTTTCTCCAGCGACACGTCCGGTTCTCGAGGCGACACCAGCCGACCGTTTGGCGGTGGTCGACGAGCCGCGCGCAGTGGCGCTACAGTCGCTCGAAGATGAAGAAGAACAGCCGACATCGCGTGGCCTGGGGATCATTCACTCCCCGCTTCCACCGCGTAGTTCGCAAATGACAACCGCCGGGGGAATCTCTCCCGATGCGCCAGCCGAACAACTCTTGGCCGCTGCTTGGAGACAGATTGCGGGGAGCACGTTCTACGATCAGGCCAAAACCGTGTTTGCCGTGGTCGGCATCCTGCTATTGCTGGGACACTTCTACCGGATGAACGCGCAGCCCGAAGAGGAAGTCCATCCCGAAGAAGAGTAG
- a CDS encoding GNAT family N-acetyltransferase — MIPRVLIVHQHVGSDALVSDRDVLEQVAVVEQACRAAGWPVEVCETSLDFTRVDQLLTSGRFDVVFNLVESLAGSDQLAELFVRLVEARGVPITGSSARALQLSNDKIATKQLLREKQLPTAAWCTLDDAGNASAELRPPWIVKAIGQHASLGLDDSCVVLGPAADVAAAIRAQAARLGTPCFAEQFIDGREFNVSLLATEQGVEVLPIAEILFVDFPAGKPRIVGYDAKWSADSAEFTGTPRTFDFPASDGPLLALLEKLSREAWKSLQLSGYARIDFRVDQQAQPLLLEVNTNPCLSPDAGFAAAAAQSGRSLEEAIQQIVLAPLRRSERAAVVAPSQVVASETSASAMLIRTEVTHSDLKNVERIVRATGFFREAEIGVAVELVEERLAKGAASGYEFLFAEIDGAVVGYACYGPISVTEGSYDLYWIAVDPALQKMGVGRKLLARAEEEVRRAGGRRIYIETSGKAEYLPTQKFYERCGYQLEAVLKDFYLPGDDKLVLVRAIA; from the coding sequence ATGATTCCGCGCGTTTTGATTGTGCATCAGCATGTCGGAAGCGATGCGCTCGTTTCCGACCGCGACGTTCTCGAGCAAGTGGCTGTCGTCGAGCAGGCCTGCCGTGCCGCTGGCTGGCCAGTGGAGGTGTGCGAAACGTCGCTCGACTTCACCCGAGTCGATCAACTGCTCACTAGCGGCCGATTCGATGTGGTGTTTAATCTCGTCGAGTCCCTCGCCGGCAGCGATCAGCTGGCCGAGCTGTTTGTTCGTCTAGTGGAAGCGCGCGGCGTGCCGATCACCGGCTCTTCAGCCAGAGCGCTGCAGCTGAGCAACGACAAAATCGCGACCAAGCAATTGCTGCGCGAGAAACAGTTGCCGACAGCGGCGTGGTGCACCCTGGATGACGCGGGGAACGCGAGCGCTGAACTTCGTCCCCCGTGGATCGTGAAGGCGATTGGCCAGCACGCGTCGCTGGGCCTCGACGACAGCTGCGTGGTCTTAGGTCCGGCGGCCGATGTGGCAGCAGCGATTCGCGCGCAGGCAGCCCGTTTGGGGACCCCCTGCTTCGCCGAGCAGTTTATCGACGGGCGCGAGTTCAACGTCTCGCTCTTGGCGACCGAGCAAGGTGTCGAGGTGCTGCCAATCGCGGAGATCCTGTTTGTCGATTTTCCCGCCGGAAAACCGCGCATTGTGGGGTACGACGCCAAGTGGAGCGCTGATTCGGCCGAGTTTACAGGAACGCCGCGCACGTTCGATTTTCCGGCGTCCGATGGCCCGCTCCTCGCGCTGCTGGAAAAGCTCAGCCGCGAGGCTTGGAAGTCGCTGCAGCTGTCGGGCTATGCGCGGATCGACTTTCGGGTCGATCAACAGGCTCAGCCGCTGCTGCTCGAGGTGAACACCAATCCGTGCCTTTCCCCCGATGCCGGTTTTGCTGCCGCTGCTGCGCAGTCGGGCCGCTCGCTCGAGGAAGCGATTCAGCAGATCGTGCTCGCTCCGCTGCGGCGCTCCGAGCGCGCGGCTGTTGTTGCACCCAGCCAAGTCGTAGCGAGCGAAACGTCAGCATCCGCGATGCTGATTCGTACCGAGGTGACTCACAGCGATCTAAAAAACGTCGAGCGGATTGTGCGCGCGACCGGATTCTTTCGCGAAGCGGAAATTGGAGTCGCGGTCGAGCTAGTCGAGGAGCGACTCGCGAAAGGAGCCGCTTCGGGCTACGAATTTCTCTTCGCTGAAATCGATGGCGCGGTGGTGGGCTACGCCTGTTACGGTCCGATTTCCGTGACCGAAGGAAGCTACGATCTCTACTGGATTGCGGTCGATCCGGCGCTACAAAAAATGGGGGTGGGGCGAAAGCTTCTCGCGCGTGCCGAGGAAGAAGTGCGCCGTGCTGGTGGGCGTCGCATCTACATCGAAACGTCGGGGAAAGCAGAGTACCTTCCGACGCAAAAGTTCTACGAGCGCTGCGGCTATCAGCTCGAAGCGGTGCTGAAAGATTTCTACTTGCCGGGAGACGATAAACTCGTACTCGTGCGGGCTATTGCGTAG
- a CDS encoding D-alanine--D-alanine ligase, which yields MRIGITYDLRSEYVALGMSLDDAAEFDRDDTIVHLEQALAELGHTSDRIGSARALMARLTAGDDWDLVLNIAEGIEGMGREAQVPAILDVYGIPYTFSDPLVMSLTLHKGLTKQVLAAAGLPTAPFAVISKLEDLEGLTLPYPLFAKPIAEGTSKGVTSLSKVTSPEALRAICEHLLREHQQSVLVETYLDGREFTTGLLGEGVSTRVLGSLEIKLRSDSDQVGYTYRNKENCEELIIYDLIRPADDPLVKEVEALSLATWKTLGCRDAGRVDIRCDSLGKPYLLEVNPLAGLHPEHSDLPMLATKIGMTYTELIGAIIACATPRVAASRQSKARRLPRKQL from the coding sequence ATGCGGATTGGAATTACCTACGACCTACGCTCGGAATATGTCGCGCTCGGCATGTCGCTCGACGATGCGGCTGAATTCGACCGCGACGACACGATCGTTCATCTCGAGCAAGCGCTCGCCGAGCTTGGTCACACCAGCGATCGGATCGGGAGTGCGCGAGCGCTCATGGCGCGACTCACCGCAGGAGACGACTGGGATCTCGTTCTCAATATTGCCGAGGGGATCGAAGGGATGGGGCGCGAGGCGCAAGTGCCAGCGATCCTCGATGTGTACGGCATCCCCTACACCTTTTCCGATCCGCTGGTGATGAGCCTCACGCTCCACAAAGGGCTGACCAAACAAGTCCTCGCGGCGGCGGGACTTCCGACAGCGCCGTTTGCGGTGATCAGTAAGCTCGAAGATCTCGAGGGACTTACCCTCCCCTATCCGCTGTTCGCCAAGCCGATTGCCGAAGGGACGAGCAAAGGGGTCACCAGCCTCTCGAAAGTCACATCGCCTGAAGCGCTACGCGCGATCTGCGAGCATCTGCTCCGCGAGCATCAGCAAAGCGTGTTGGTCGAGACCTACCTCGACGGCCGAGAGTTCACCACCGGTTTGCTCGGAGAAGGAGTCAGCACACGTGTGCTCGGTTCGCTCGAAATCAAACTCCGCAGCGATTCCGATCAGGTGGGGTACACCTATCGCAACAAAGAGAACTGCGAAGAGCTGATCATCTACGATCTGATTCGACCTGCCGATGATCCGCTCGTTAAGGAAGTGGAAGCTCTGTCGCTGGCGACCTGGAAAACGCTCGGCTGTCGCGATGCAGGGCGGGTTGATATTCGCTGCGATAGCTTGGGAAAACCGTACCTTTTGGAAGTGAACCCGCTGGCCGGTTTGCACCCCGAACATTCGGATTTGCCAATGCTCGCGACCAAAATCGGCATGACCTACACCGAGCTGATCGGGGCGATCATCGCTTGCGCGACTCCGCGCGTGGCAGCTTCACGGCAGAGCAAGGCGCGACGTCTTCCGCGCAAACAGCTATGA